AGCAGCCCAGGTCCATCAGGCGCTTGATGCTCATGGTCACTTCACGGCGCAGGTCGCCTTCGACCGTCAGTTGACCCACTTGGTCACGCAGCTTTTCGAGATCGGCGTCGTCGAGGTCCTTGACCTTCTTCGAGTACGCCACGCCGGCGGCGTCGCAAATCTGGCGAGCGCGCGTGCGGCCGACACCGTAAATAGCCGTCAGGCCAATAGCGGTGTGCTGGTGGTTCGGGATGTTAACCCCTGCGATACGAGCCATTCGTAATTCCCCAACTAAATAGCGTTAAAGGCCGATTAGCCCTGACGTTGCTTGTGGCGCGGATCCGAACTGCAGATCACGCGCAGCACGCCTTTGCGCTTCACAAACTTGCAATTGCGGCAGATGCACTTAACAGATGCCAAAACTTTCATGACAATTCCCTCTCTCTAATCACTTCGCCCGGAAGACGATCCGCGCACGCGACAGATCGTAGGGCGTCAACTCTACCGTCACCTTATCTCCGGGAAGGATGCGAATGTAGTGCATCCGCATCTTGCCGGAAATATGTCCGAGTACTACATGGCCATTTTCCAGCTTTACCCGGAAGGTGGCATTGGGGAGGTTTTCAAGGACCTCACCCTGCATTTGAATAACGTCGTCTTTCGACATGATCCAGGATCAGCGAAGCGTCATGTTATTGCCGCCCTTGAAATTCGCCTTACGGAGCAGCGACTCATATTGTTGCGACATCACATACGACTGCACTTGCGCCATGAAGTCCATCGTCACCACCACGATAATCAGCAGTGAGGTTCCACCGAAGTAGAACGGGACATTCCAACGCAGCACCAGGAACTCAGGCAGCAAACACACCAAGGTGACATAAGCTGCGCCGGCCAGTGTGAGACGCGTCAGGATCTTGTCGATATACCGCGCCGTCTGGTCGCCCGGACGAATCCCCGGGACAAACGCTCCGCTCTTCTTCAGGTTCTCGGCGGTCTCCTTGCTGTTGAACACCAGTGCGGTGTAGAAGAAGCAGAAGAACACGATCGCCAGTGCGTAGAGCATCACGTAGATCGGCTGCCCCGGCGACAACTTCGCCGCGATATCCTTGAGCCAGCGCGCGTTATCCCCCGCGCCGAACCAATTCGCGATCGTTGCCGGGAACAGAATGATCGACGATGCAAAGATCGGCGGAATCACGCCTGCCATGTTCAGCTTGAGCGGCAGGTGCGAAGCCTGGCCGCCGTACACCTTGTTGCCGACCTGACGCTTGGCGTAGTTCACAAGGATCTTGCGCTGACCCCGCTCGACGAACACGACGAAGAACGTTACGAGCACCACCAGAACACAGATCACGATCGCCGAGAACGGACCGATCGAACCGGTGCTGACTAGCTCGAACAAGCCACCCACAGCGTTCGGCAAACCGGCCGCGATACCACCGAAAATGATGATCGAGATACCGTTACCGAGGCCGCGTTCGGTGATCTGTTCACCCAGCCACATCAGGAACATCGTGCCGGTCACGAGCGTGATCACCGTCGTCAGGCGGAACCACATGCCCGGATCGACGACGAGCCCCGGCTCGCTCTCCAACGTCACCGCAATCGCAGCTGCCTGGAAGAGCGCAAGTACCACCGTGAAATACCGGGTGTACTGCGTGATCTTGCGTTGTCCGGCCTGACCTTCCTTACGCAATGCTTCCAATTGCGGCGAAACCATCGCCAACAACTGCATGATGATCGACGCCGAAATGTACGGCATGATCCCCAGCGCGAAGATCGTGAAACGCGACAACGCACCGCCAGAGAACATGTTGAACATGCCCAGGATCCCGCCCGACTGGCGCTGGAACAACTGCGCCAGCTGATCGGGGTCGATGCCCGGCACCGGGATATGCGCACCAATACGGTAGACGATCAACGCCAGCAGCAGGAAAACCAGCCGCCGGCGCAGATCCGCATACTTCGGGCCCTGCGTACCAGGCTTAGCGAGATTAGGAGACTTGGCCAATGATGGCTCCGGGGTGTCCTAACTTACTCAGCGACCGAACCGCCAGCCGCCTGAATTGCCGTGAGCGCACCCTTGGTGACACCCAGACCCTTCACAACGACCTTGCGGGTGATCTCGCCTGCGGCGATGATCTTGGCCGACAGCGACAGTTCGCTCACCAGACCGGCCTGCTTCAGAACCAGCAGATCGATTTCGTCGACCGGCAGGTTGTTCAGGTCCGACAGGCGAACTTCGCCCACGAAACGGCGCGTCAGCGACTTGAAGCCACGCTTGGGCAGTCGACGTTGCAGCGGCATTTGACCGCCTTCGAAGCCCACCTTGTGGAAGCCACCCGAACGCGACTTCTGCCCCTTGTGACCACGGCCGGCGGTTTTACCCAGACCCGAGCCGATGCCACGGCCGACGCGGCGCTTGGCGTGCTTGGCGCCTTCTGCCGGCTTAATCGAATTCAATTCCATTTTGCCCTCGCTCAGTCGACGATCTTCACAAGGTACGAGACCTTGTTGATCATGCCCCGCACAGCGGGCGTATCCTGCAACTCGCTGACCGAATTGAGGCGACGCAGGCCCAGACCCTTGACGGTGGCGCGATGTTCTTCGCGCGTACCGATCAGGCTCTTGACCAGCTTAACTTTCACAGTTTGCTGCGACATATTGATCACCCTTAGCCGAGGATCTCTTCCACCGACTTGCCACGCTTAGCGGCGATGTCAGCAGGAGTCGATTGTTTCTTCAGGCCGTCGAGCGTGGCGCGGACCAGGTTGTACGGGTTCGTCGAGCCAAGGCTCTTCGTCACCACGTTGGTCACGCCCATCACCTCGAACACCGCGCGCATCGGGCCACCGGCGATCACACCGGTACCGTCCTTCGCCGGCGACATCAGGACGCGCGAGGCGCCGTGCTGGCCGAGAACGTTGTGTTGAAGGGTGCCGTTCTTCAGAGCAACCTTGAACATGTTGCGGCGGGCTTGTTCCATTGCCTTTTGAACGGCAACCGGGACTTCCTTCGCCTTGCCCTTGCCCATGCCGATGCGGCCATCGCCGTCACCAACCACGGTCAACGCGGCAAAACCGAGAATACGGCCACCCTTCACAACCTTCGTGACACGGTTGACCGCGATCATCTTCTCGCGAAGGCCGTCGTCGCGTTCGTCAGCCTGAACTTTCGCTTGCATCTTTGCCATGACGGATCCTTACTTAGAACTTGAGGCCGGCTTCACGAGCAGCGTCGGCCAGAGCCTTGACGCGACCGTGATAGCGGAAGCCCGAGCGGTCGAAAGCCACGCTTTCGATGCCGGCAGCCTTCGCCTTTTCGGCGATACGACGACCGATCAATGCAGCAGCGGCAGCGTTGCCACCCTTGCCTTCCTTGTCGCCCAGTTCCTTGCGCACTTCGGCTTCCAGCGTCGAAGCGCTGGCCAGCACTTGCGTGCCGTCTTCCGAGAAAACCTGCGCGTAAATGTGCACGTTGGTGCGATGCACGGAAAGGCGATGCACCTTTTGAGCTGCCAGCTTGATACGAGTCTGGCGAGCGCGGCGCACACGAGATTGTTTCTTGTCCATGTTTCGCACCCTTACTTCTTCTTGGTTTCCTTGAGGATCACCACCTCGTCCGCATAGCGGACACCCTTGCCCTTGTAGGGCTCGGGCGGACGGTAACCGCGAACTTCCGCAGCCACTTGTCCGATGCGTTGCTTATCAACGCCCTTGATGATGATCTCCGTCTGCGTCGGGGTCTCTGCCTTAACGCCTTCCGGCATGGCATGCACGACATCGTGCGAGAAACCCAGCTCGAGCTTCAGGTTGTTACCTTCAGCCTTGGCACGGTAACCCACGCCAACGAGTTGCAGCTTCTTTTCGAAACCCTTGCTCACACCGGTCACCATGTTGTTGACCAGCGCACGTTCCGTACCATACAGCGCATTCGCTTCACGGCTTTCGTCGGCCGGTGCGAAAGTGATGGTGCCGTCTTCAATCTTGACGCTCACGAGGGCATTCACGCCGCGGGTCAACGAACCCAGGGCACCCTTGACCGTCAGTACATTGCCAGCCAGCGTTGCTTCAACGCCCTTCGGCAGTGCAATGGGACTCTTACCTACTCGAGACATTTCAACTCTCCTCGGTTAGGCCACGTAGCAGATGACTTCGCCGCCCACGCCAGTGGCGCGTGCCTTGCGATCCGTCATCACGCCCTTCGGGGTCGAGACGATTGCAACGCCCAGGCCGTTCATGACCTGCGGGATGTCGTTGCGGCTCTTGTACACACGCAGACCCGGGCGCGAAACGCGCTCGAGGCGCTCGATCACCGGACGGCCAGCGTAGTACTTCAGTGCAATGTTCAGCACCGGCTTGGTTTCTTCTGCTTCAACCGCGAAATCTTCGATATAGCCTTCGTCCTTCAGGACCTTGGCGATCGAGACCTTCAGCTTGGACGAGGGCATCTTCACCGATGCCTTCTCAACCATCTGAGCGTTGCGGATGCGAGTCAGCATATCGGCGATAGGATCGCTCATGCTCATGGTGCTTCTCCTATTACCAGCTTGCTTTGGTCACGCCCGGGATTTCGCCACGGAAGGCGATTTCACGGATCTTGTTACGGGCCAGGCCGAATTTGCGGAACGTGCCGCGCGGACGACCGGTCAGCTCGCAACGATTGCGTTGACGCGTCGGGTTGGCGTTACGCGGCAGCTGTTGCAGCGCCAGACGTGCTTCATAACGCTCGTCTTCCGACTTGCTGGTGTCTTCGATGATCGCTTTGAGGTCAGCACGCTTGCCAGCGTACTTCGCCGCCAGACGGGCGCGCTTCTTTTCGCGTTCGATAAGTGCCAGTTTAGCCACGATTACCTCAGTTACGGAACGGGAATTTGAACGCCGACAGAAGAGCCTTGGCTTCTTCGTCAGTCTTCGCAGTCGTGGTGATGCTGATGTTCAGACCACGCAGTGCGTCGATTTTGTCGTACTCGATTTCGGGGAAGATGATCTGTTCCTTCACACCGATGTTGTAGTTGCCACGACCGTCGAACGCACGACCCGAAATACCGCGGAAGTCACGCACGCGCGGCAGCGCCACGGTGATGAAACGATCCAGGAATTCGAACATGCGCTCACCGCGCAGCGTCACCATCGTACCGATCGGGTAACCTTCGCGGATCTTGAAACCGGCGATAGCCTTGCGAGCCTTCGTCACCACCGGCTTCTGGCCGGCGATCTTCGTGAGGTCGCCAACGGCGTGCTCAATGATCTTCTTGTCAGCGACGGCTTGACCAAGGCCCATGTTCAGGGTGATCTTGGTGATGCGCGGCACTTCCATGACGGACTTGTAACCGAACTGCTTCGTGAGCTCGGCGACAATCTTGTCCTTATAGAATTCTTGCAAACGGGCCATTATCTATACTCCCTGCGACTTAGGCACCGACGACCGCACCGGTCGTCTTGAGGAAGCGGACCTTCTTGCCGTCTTCGACCTTGATGCCCACGCGCGACGGCTTGCCATTGGCATCCACCAGCGCCACGTTCGAAACGTGGATCGGCATCGTCTTGTCGACCACGCCACCTTGCGTGCCCTTCATCGGGTTCGGCTTGACGTGCTTCTTGGCAACGTTTACGCCCTCGACGACCAGCTTGTCACCATCAACGGCGAGAACCGTGCCACGCTTGGCCTTGTCCTTACCCGTCAGAACGATGACTTGGTCACCCTTACGAATCTTGTTCATGTGTCGGCTCCTTACAGCACTTCCGGGGCCAGCGACACGATCTTCATGAAGCGTTCGGTACGCAGTTCACGCGTAACCGGCCCGAAGATACGGGTGCCGATCGGCTCAAGCTTGGTGTTAAGCAGCACGGCGGCATTGCCGTCGAATTTGACCAGCGAGCCGTCCTGGCGACGCACGCCCTTGGCGGTGCGCACGACCACTGCGTTGTAGATTTCGCCCTTCTTGACGCGACCACGCGGGGCAGCATCCTTGACGCTGACCTTGATGATGTCGCCAATGCCGGCGTAGCGACGCTTGGAGCCGCCCAGCACCTTGATGCACATCACTTCGCGCGCACCGGTGTTGTCGGCTACTTCGAGCCGGGTTTCAGTTTGAATCATGGTGTTATCTTCCCAACTTAATCCGACACCTGGGCGTCGGTCAGTCTTGGTCCCCGTCAGCACCAAAGGATGCCGTTTGGGTTGAGTCGTTCAAAAGTGGACAACCTTGCTACCTCGTCCAGACCCGTAGAGGATACGAATCGGCTTCGGAAGCCATCCACTCCCTTGCGAAACCAAAGACCGGTTTTGGCGAAAGAAGCGGAAAGTCCGGAATTATACAATGATAATTCCGGACTTGCAAGTCAAGCCTTCGCTTCAGACTGCCTTAGATGATACGGGCAGCTTCCACGAGACGGGCAACCGTCCAGGCCTTGGTCTTCGACAGCGGGCGGGATTCTTGAATCTCGACCAGGTCGCCTTCCTTGTACTGGTTGGTTTCATCGTGTGCGTGGTACTTCTTCGAGCGCACGATGTACTTGCCGTAGAGCGGGTGCTTCATTTGACGCTCGATCAGCACGGTAACCGTCTTGTCCATCTTATCGCTGACAACGCGACCAACGAGGGTGCGCTTCAGCGAAGTCTTAGCGGTATCGTTCATTTCTGGCTCGCCTTCTCAGTCAACACGGTACGCACACGCGCGATGTCCTTGCGCACCTTCTTCAGCTGGCTGGTGTTGCTCAGCTGTTGGGTGCCCGCTTGCATGCGAAGACCGAATTGGGCCTTCAACAGATCCGACAGTTCCTTGTTCAGGCCGTCGACATCCTTGGCACGAAGTTCGGATGCTTTCATTTCAAATTCTCCCTTCAGGCGCCAAGGCGACGTACGAAGAACGTCGTCTGAATCGGCAGCTTGGCCGCGGCCAGGCGGAACGCCTCGCGCGCCAGCGCTTCATCCACACCGTCCATTTCGTACAGCATCTTGCCCGGCTGAATCTCGGCGACGTAGTACTCCGGGTTACCCTTACCGTTACCCATACGCACTTCTGCCGGCTTTTGCGAGATCGGCTTGTCCGGGAAGATACGGATCCAGATACGGCCGCCACGCTTGATGTGGCGGGTCATGGCACGACGAGCAGCTTCGATTTGACGAGCCGTCAGGCGACCACGACCGACCGCCTTCAGGCCGAATTCGCCGAACGACACTTCGTTGCCACGGGTGGCGACGCCAGTGTTACGGCCCTTCTGCTCTTTGCGATACTTTCTGCGTTTCGGTTGCAGCATGATTATTCTCCAGTCTTGGCGTCGCCTTCAGGCTTGCCAGCCGGACGGCGTGCACCACCGCGCTTCGCACCGGCCTTGTCGCCAGCGTCGTCACGACGGGGGCGACGGTCGCCCGGACGCGCATTGCGGCGCGGACGCTTTTCTTCGGCCGGCTCTTCAGCCACCGGAGCGTCGTTGCGGCCCAGCGTGTCACCCTTGTACACCCACACCTTGAT
This is a stretch of genomic DNA from Pandoraea faecigallinarum. It encodes these proteins:
- the rpsM gene encoding 30S ribosomal protein S13, with product MARIAGVNIPNHQHTAIGLTAIYGVGRTRARQICDAAGVAYSKKVKDLDDADLEKLRDQVGQLTVEGDLRREVTMSIKRLMDLGCYRGMRHRKGLPLRGQRTRTNARTRKGPRKAGVSLKK
- the rpmJ gene encoding 50S ribosomal protein L36 is translated as MKVLASVKCICRNCKFVKRKGVLRVICSSDPRHKQRQG
- the infA gene encoding translation initiation factor IF-1 is translated as MSKDDVIQMQGEVLENLPNATFRVKLENGHVVLGHISGKMRMHYIRILPGDKVTVELTPYDLSRARIVFRAK
- the secY gene encoding preprotein translocase subunit SecY, translating into MAKSPNLAKPGTQGPKYADLRRRLVFLLLALIVYRIGAHIPVPGIDPDQLAQLFQRQSGGILGMFNMFSGGALSRFTIFALGIMPYISASIIMQLLAMVSPQLEALRKEGQAGQRKITQYTRYFTVVLALFQAAAIAVTLESEPGLVVDPGMWFRLTTVITLVTGTMFLMWLGEQITERGLGNGISIIIFGGIAAGLPNAVGGLFELVSTGSIGPFSAIVICVLVVLVTFFVVFVERGQRKILVNYAKRQVGNKVYGGQASHLPLKLNMAGVIPPIFASSIILFPATIANWFGAGDNARWLKDIAAKLSPGQPIYVMLYALAIVFFCFFYTALVFNSKETAENLKKSGAFVPGIRPGDQTARYIDKILTRLTLAGAAYVTLVCLLPEFLVLRWNVPFYFGGTSLLIIVVVTMDFMAQVQSYVMSQQYESLLRKANFKGGNNMTLR
- the rplO gene encoding 50S ribosomal protein L15; translation: MELNSIKPAEGAKHAKRRVGRGIGSGLGKTAGRGHKGQKSRSGGFHKVGFEGGQMPLQRRLPKRGFKSLTRRFVGEVRLSDLNNLPVDEIDLLVLKQAGLVSELSLSAKIIAAGEITRKVVVKGLGVTKGALTAIQAAGGSVAE
- the rpmD gene encoding 50S ribosomal protein L30; translated protein: MSQQTVKVKLVKSLIGTREEHRATVKGLGLRRLNSVSELQDTPAVRGMINKVSYLVKIVD
- the rpsE gene encoding 30S ribosomal protein S5, whose translation is MAKMQAKVQADERDDGLREKMIAVNRVTKVVKGGRILGFAALTVVGDGDGRIGMGKGKAKEVPVAVQKAMEQARRNMFKVALKNGTLQHNVLGQHGASRVLMSPAKDGTGVIAGGPMRAVFEVMGVTNVVTKSLGSTNPYNLVRATLDGLKKQSTPADIAAKRGKSVEEILG
- the rplR gene encoding 50S ribosomal protein L18 encodes the protein MDKKQSRVRRARQTRIKLAAQKVHRLSVHRTNVHIYAQVFSEDGTQVLASASTLEAEVRKELGDKEGKGGNAAAAALIGRRIAEKAKAAGIESVAFDRSGFRYHGRVKALADAAREAGLKF
- the rplF gene encoding 50S ribosomal protein L6, which gives rise to MSRVGKSPIALPKGVEATLAGNVLTVKGALGSLTRGVNALVSVKIEDGTITFAPADESREANALYGTERALVNNMVTGVSKGFEKKLQLVGVGYRAKAEGNNLKLELGFSHDVVHAMPEGVKAETPTQTEIIIKGVDKQRIGQVAAEVRGYRPPEPYKGKGVRYADEVVILKETKKK
- the rpsH gene encoding 30S ribosomal protein S8, with translation MSMSDPIADMLTRIRNAQMVEKASVKMPSSKLKVSIAKVLKDEGYIEDFAVEAEETKPVLNIALKYYAGRPVIERLERVSRPGLRVYKSRNDIPQVMNGLGVAIVSTPKGVMTDRKARATGVGGEVICYVA
- the rpsN gene encoding 30S ribosomal protein S14, which produces MAKLALIEREKKRARLAAKYAGKRADLKAIIEDTSKSEDERYEARLALQQLPRNANPTRQRNRCELTGRPRGTFRKFGLARNKIREIAFRGEIPGVTKASW
- the rplE gene encoding 50S ribosomal protein L5, producing the protein MARLQEFYKDKIVAELTKQFGYKSVMEVPRITKITLNMGLGQAVADKKIIEHAVGDLTKIAGQKPVVTKARKAIAGFKIREGYPIGTMVTLRGERMFEFLDRFITVALPRVRDFRGISGRAFDGRGNYNIGVKEQIIFPEIEYDKIDALRGLNISITTTAKTDEEAKALLSAFKFPFRN
- the rplX gene encoding 50S ribosomal protein L24, coding for MNKIRKGDQVIVLTGKDKAKRGTVLAVDGDKLVVEGVNVAKKHVKPNPMKGTQGGVVDKTMPIHVSNVALVDANGKPSRVGIKVEDGKKVRFLKTTGAVVGA
- the rplN gene encoding 50S ribosomal protein L14, with the protein product MIQTETRLEVADNTGAREVMCIKVLGGSKRRYAGIGDIIKVSVKDAAPRGRVKKGEIYNAVVVRTAKGVRRQDGSLVKFDGNAAVLLNTKLEPIGTRIFGPVTRELRTERFMKIVSLAPEVL
- the rpsQ gene encoding 30S ribosomal protein S17 produces the protein MNDTAKTSLKRTLVGRVVSDKMDKTVTVLIERQMKHPLYGKYIVRSKKYHAHDETNQYKEGDLVEIQESRPLSKTKAWTVARLVEAARII
- the rpmC gene encoding 50S ribosomal protein L29; amino-acid sequence: MKASELRAKDVDGLNKELSDLLKAQFGLRMQAGTQQLSNTSQLKKVRKDIARVRTVLTEKASQK
- the rplP gene encoding 50S ribosomal protein L16, encoding MLQPKRRKYRKEQKGRNTGVATRGNEVSFGEFGLKAVGRGRLTARQIEAARRAMTRHIKRGGRIWIRIFPDKPISQKPAEVRMGNGKGNPEYYVAEIQPGKMLYEMDGVDEALAREAFRLAAAKLPIQTTFFVRRLGA